Proteins from a genomic interval of Diaphorobacter sp. HDW4A:
- a CDS encoding TniB family NTP-binding protein → MDEYPIIDLSHLLPAAQGLARLPADERIHRLRADRWIGYPRAVEALNRLEALYTWPNKQRMPNLLLVGPTNNGKSMIVEKFRRAHPASSDADQEHIPVLVVQMPSEPSVIRFYVALLAAMGAPLRPRPRLPEIEQLALTLLRKLGVRLLVIDELHNVLAGNSVNRREFLNLLRFLGNELRIPLVGVGTRDAYLAIRSDDQLENRFEPMMLPVWEANDDSCSLLASFAASLPLRRPSSIATLDMARYLLTRSEGTIGELAHLLMAAAVAAVESGEEAINHRTLSMADYTGPSERRRQFERELM, encoded by the coding sequence GTGGACGAATATCCCATCATCGACCTGTCCCACCTGCTGCCGGCGGCCCAGGGCTTGGCCCGTCTCCCGGCGGACGAGCGCATCCATCGCCTTCGCGCCGACCGCTGGATCGGCTATCCGCGAGCAGTCGAGGCGTTGAACCGGCTGGAAGCCCTGTATACGTGGCCAAACAAACAACGCATGCCCAACCTGCTGTTGGTCGGTCCAACCAACAACGGCAAGTCGATGATCGTCGAGAAGTTCCGCCGCGCCCACCCGGCCAGCTCCGACGCCGACCAGGAGCACATCCCGGTATTGGTCGTGCAGATGCCGTCCGAGCCATCGGTGATCCGCTTCTACGTCGCGCTGCTCGCGGCGATGGGAGCACCATTGCGACCGCGCCCACGGCTGCCGGAAATAGAGCAACTGGCGCTGACACTGCTGCGCAAGCTCGGTGTGCGTTTGCTGGTGATCGACGAGCTGCACAACGTCCTGGCCGGCAACAGCGTCAACCGCCGGGAATTCCTCAACCTGCTGCGCTTCCTCGGCAACGAATTGCGCATCCCGCTGGTCGGTGTGGGCACACGCGACGCCTACCTGGCCATCCGCTCGGATGACCAGTTGGAAAATCGCTTCGAGCCGATGATGCTGCCGGTGTGGGAGGCCAACGACGATTCCTGTTCACTGCTGGCCAGCTTCGCGGCTTCGCTCCCGCTGCGGCGACCTTCGTCGATTGCCACGCTGGACATGGCTCGCTACCTGCTCACGCGCAGCGAGGGCACTATTGGCGAGCTGGCGCACCTATTGATGGCGGCGGCCGTGGCCGCCGTGGAGAGTGGTGAGGAAGCGATCAACCACCGCACGCTCAGCATGGCCGATTACACCGGTCCCAGCGAGCGGCGGCGGCAATTCGAGCGGGAACTGATGTGA
- a CDS encoding Mu transposase C-terminal domain-containing protein: MATDTVPIAERGVATLSEQAWERARCRAEIIGPLAQSETVGHEAADAAAQALGLSRRQVYVLIRRARQGSGLVTDLALGQSSGGKGKGRLPESVERIIRELLQKRFLTKQKRSLAAFHREVARVCKLQKLRMPARNTVALRIASLDPLKTTRLREGQDASRILQGVGGVPPPVSAPLEQVQIDHTVIDLIVVDERDRQPIGRPYLTLAIDVFTRCVVGMVVTLEAPSAVSVGLCLAHAGCDKRPWLERLDVEMDWPMSGKPALLYLDNAAEFKSEALRRGCEQHGIRLDYRPLGQPHYGGIVERIIGTAMQMIHDELPGTTFSNPDQRGEYASEKMAALTLRELERWLALAVGTYHGSVHNGLLQPPAARWAEAVARTGVPTVITRTTAFLVDFLPVLRRTLTRTGFVIDHIHYYADALKPWIARRDRLPAFLIRRDPRDISRIWVLEPEGQHYLEIPYRTLSHPAVTLWEQRQALAKLRQQGREQVDESALFRMIGQMREIVTTAQKATRKARRDADRRQHLKSTEQPVKTTPPADTDMADPQADNQPPAKPFDQIEEW; the protein is encoded by the coding sequence ATGGCGACCGATACCGTACCGATTGCCGAGCGCGGCGTAGCCACCCTGTCAGAACAGGCATGGGAGCGTGCTCGCTGCCGCGCGGAGATCATTGGGCCGTTGGCGCAGTCGGAGACGGTCGGGCATGAAGCGGCCGACGCAGCAGCCCAGGCGCTGGGTCTGTCCCGGCGGCAGGTCTACGTCCTGATCCGCCGTGCCCGGCAAGGTTCGGGGCTGGTCACTGATTTGGCTCTTGGACAGTCGAGCGGTGGCAAAGGTAAAGGCCGCTTGCCGGAGTCGGTCGAACGAATCATCCGCGAGCTACTGCAAAAGCGCTTCCTGACCAAGCAGAAGCGCAGCTTGGCGGCGTTCCACCGTGAAGTTGCGCGGGTGTGCAAGCTGCAAAAGCTGCGGATGCCGGCGCGCAACACGGTCGCGTTGCGGATCGCCAGCCTTGATCCACTCAAGACCACTCGACTTCGGGAAGGCCAGGATGCGTCCCGCATCCTGCAAGGTGTTGGCGGTGTTCCTCCGCCAGTCTCCGCACCGCTGGAGCAGGTACAGATCGACCACACAGTCATCGACCTGATCGTGGTGGACGAGCGCGACCGGCAACCGATTGGCCGTCCGTACCTGACCCTCGCCATCGACGTGTTCACCCGCTGCGTGGTTGGCATGGTGGTCACGTTAGAAGCGCCATCTGCCGTCTCGGTCGGCCTGTGCCTCGCACACGCCGGTTGCGACAAGCGCCCTTGGTTGGAAAGGTTGGACGTGGAAATGGACTGGCCGATGAGCGGCAAGCCCGCGCTGCTCTACCTGGACAACGCGGCCGAATTCAAGAGCGAGGCGCTACGCCGTGGCTGCGAGCAGCATGGCATCCGGTTGGACTATCGGCCTCTCGGGCAGCCGCACTATGGCGGCATCGTGGAACGGATCATCGGCACGGCGATGCAAATGATCCACGACGAATTGCCGGGGACGACCTTCTCCAACCCTGACCAGCGCGGGGAATACGCCTCCGAGAAGATGGCCGCCCTGACACTGCGCGAGCTGGAACGCTGGCTCGCATTGGCGGTTGGCACCTATCACGGCTCCGTGCACAACGGCCTGCTCCAACCGCCGGCCGCACGCTGGGCCGAAGCTGTCGCGCGTACCGGCGTTCCAACCGTCATCACTCGCACCACGGCTTTTCTGGTCGATTTCCTGCCCGTCCTCCGCCGCACCCTGACCCGCACTGGCTTCGTCATCGACCACATCCACTACTACGCCGATGCGCTCAAGCCGTGGATAGCTCGGCGCGACCGCCTGCCTGCGTTCCTGATCCGGCGCGACCCACGCGACATCAGCCGCATTTGGGTGCTGGAGCCGGAGGGGCAGCACTATCTGGAAATTCCATACCGTACCTTGTCGCACCCGGCTGTCACCCTCTGGGAACAACGGCAGGCGCTGGCGAAATTGCGGCAGCAAGGGCGCGAACAGGTGGATGAGTCGGCGCTGTTCCGCATGATCGGGCAGATGCGCGAAATCGTGACCACTGCGCAGAAAGCCACGCGCAAGGCGCGGCGCGACGCGGATCGACGCCAGCATCTCAAGTCAACGGAACAACCTGTCAAAACCACGCCACCAGCGGACACGGACATGGCAGACCCGCAGGCGGACAACCAGCCACCTGCCAAACCGTTCGACCAGATTGAGGAGTGGTAG